The nucleotide window TTTACTTCTCTCATATTCGGCTCAATAAAGCCTTGCAGAATTTGCAATGAATTTGGATTCACATTCTCGAGGAATGTTGTGCCTTCTTTTTCTTCGTCTAAAATAAGTGGCTCATACAGACGGAATTCTGCAGGTACAGCTTGTGTAGCTTCTACCCAGTGTAATGTTCCTTTTACTTTTCGGCCGGTAAAGCCTGTTCCACTTTTGGTTTCTGGATCATATGTGCAACGTAATTCGATGACATTTCCATTCTCATCCTTAATGACTTCTTCACATTTGATGAAGTAAGCATGTTTTAAGCGTACCTCATTGCCTGGGAAGAGGCGGAAATACTTTTTAGGCGGATTCTCCATAAAGTCATCTTGTTCAATATAAATTTCACGAGAAAATGGAATTTTACGCATACCCATCTCAGGGTTTTCTGGATTAATTTCAGCATCTAGCCATTCTACTTGACCCTCTGGATAGTTCGTAATAACAACTTTGAGCGGGCGTACAACACCCATTGTGCGCGGCGCTTTTAATTTCAAATCTTCACGTACAAAGTGCTCCAGCATTGCTGTATCTACAATGCCCGTTGTTTTGGCAACACCAATTTCACGGCAGAATGTACGAATTGCTTCCGGTGTGTAACCGCGGCGGCGAAGCCCCGAAATAGTCGGCATGCGCGGATCATCCCAGCCATCTACATAGCCTTCTTCCACAAGTTGCTTTAATTTCCGCTTACTCATTACAGTATTTGTTAAATTTAAGCGACCAAATTCAATTTGTTGCGGCTTGCTTTCCATCTCGCAATTCTCGATAAACCAGTTGTAAAGAGGACGTTGATCTTCAAATTCTAGTGTACAAATGGAGTGTGTAACATCCTCCAGTGCGTCTTCAAGTGGGTGTGCAAATGCATACATTGGATAAATGCACCACTTATTCCCCGTGTTATGGTGCGTTGCATGTGCAATGCGATACATAACAGGGTCACGTAAGTTAATATTAGGAGAAGTCATATCAATTTTAGCGCGAAGCACCTTTTCACCGTCACCAAATTCTCCATCGCGCATGCGTTTGAATAAATCTAGATTTTCTGTAACAGATCGATTGCGATAGGGGCTTTCCTTTCCAGGTGCAGTTAATGTGCCACGATATTCGCGAATTTCCTCTGCTGTTAAATCATCAACATAGGCTAAGCCCTTTTTAATAAGAAGAACAGCGCGATTGTACATTTCATCAAAGTAATTTGATGCGAAAAATAACCCGTCCCATTCAAAGCCAAGCCATTTTACATCTTCTTTAATGGAGTTAACAAATTCGATATCTTCTTTTAACGGATTGGTATCATCAAAGCGTAAATTTGTTTTGCCGCCAAATTCATCTGCCAGCTCAAAATTCAGCACGATAGACTTGGCATGTCCGATATGTAAATATCCGTTTGGTTCTGGCGGGAAACGTGTAATAATATGATCGTGCTTCCCAGTTTCTAAATCTTCTTTTACAATGTTTCTAATAAAATTAGAAGCGTTATGTTCCACGTATTTCAACCTCTTTCATTTTCTATATTGTATCATTTTACCTGTATTATATAACATAAGTAAAGAGTTTGCTGAATGAAAGCTTGTGCGCTCCATTTTTTAGTTAGTTATGTTGTAAATTAAGCCGAAATTCACTTTGGTTGTGAGCATAGCTACAAAGCGTGTTATGATAGTTATAAAAAAGGAGGTTTTATTTTGATGCAAATTGATGAGCAACGCATTGTACAATACATAAGAGACCTTGTAGAAATTCCTAGCCCTTCTGGTTATACAGAAGAAGCTATTGCATATGTGGCGACCTTTATGAACAAACATAACGTCCCATTTGAAATTACGAAAAAAGGGGCATTGCTGGCAACGCTCTCTGGTAAAGACAAGACACGACATCGCCTGCTTACAGCCCATGTCGATACTCTTGGTGCCATGGTGAAAGAAATTAAAAGTGATGGCCGACTTAAACTAACAATGGTAGGGGGATTTCGTTGGAACTCTGTAGAGGGTGAATATTGTACGATTCACACTGCAAATGGTACAACATACACAGGTACAATTCTTGTACATCAAACTTCTGTTCATGTGTATAAAAATGCAGGTGATGTAAAGCGTGACGAAGATCATATTGAAGTTCGACTAGATGCAGCGGTAAAGTCTAAGGCAGAAACAGAGCAACTAGGCATTCATGTGGGGGATTTCGTATCGTTTGATCCACGCTTTCAAATTGCAGGTGACTTTATTAAATCGAGACATTTAGATGATAAAGCAAGTGTTGGGATTTTACTTCACCTAATAGAAGTCATTCAAGAAGGCGAGTTAGATTTACCTTACACAATACATATTTTAATATCAAATAATGAAGAAATCGGTTATGGTGGTAACTCTAACATTCCAGCTGAGACAGTCGAGTACATAGCTGTTGATATGGGAGCAATTGGTGATGGACAAGCAACAGATGAATATACAGTTTCTATTTGTGCCAAAGATTCGAGTGGACCATATCATTATAAACTGCGTCAGCATTTGACAAACTTGGCCATTACAAATGATATTGGATATAAAGTAGATATTTATCCGTTTTATGGTTCCGATGCTTCAGCTGCGATTCGCGCAGGTTACGATATTAGACATGGATTGATCGGTCCAGGCATCGATGCTTCACATGCTTTTGAACGTACGCACGTTTCTGCTCTGCGTCATACAACACATCTATTGTGGCGATATATATACTCTCCTATGTTTTAGGAAAAACGCTTCCTTTTACGGAAGTGTTTTTTTTCTGCAAGAAAACAGGAAAACTTTGCAAATGTACGACGTATTCTATTGAAGAGAACATAAAATGAAGGGTTGCCTGTTCTTTGTGAAGATAGTATGATTTATAGCACATTTGCGTGCATAGGAGCAATAATGAAAGCGTTTTATACCTAGAGATAGAAACTAGCGTGAGGAGAGTTCAACAGTGATAAATGAACAAGAACGGTCGTCCCGCTTAAGTCGAAATTTTATGGAGAGGATTTACAGGGAGCGAAAGTATAGATTGTATGTTCCTGATAACTGCACGTATCCATCTCCACTTATCGTTATGCTACACGGTTGTACACAGGATTCTATACAATTTGCCGCAGCTACAAACATGAATGCATTAGCTGAAAAAGAAAAATTTTTTGTTATGTATCCAGAACAAACAACAGGAGCAAATCCAAATAAATGCTGGAATTGGTTTGACGCTGCTCACCAAACAAGAGAAAAAGGGGAACCTGCTCTTATTGCTGGAATGGTGGAGGATGTGAAGCGGGATTATGATATTGCTCATGATAAAGTGTTTGTGGCTGGATTATCTGCGGGGGGAGCCATGAGTGTTATTTTAGGCGTAGCATATGCGGATGTATTTACAGCCATTGCGGTATGTTCTGGACTTGAATATAAAGCAGCGCCTAGTATTTTGCATGCATACAGCGCTATGAGAAGAGGAGGACCGCTACCGGCTCAGCAGGGAGACCTTGCGTATGCGGCAATGGGGATGAAAAAAGTAATTCCGGTTATTGTCTTTCATGGCATGGCAGATCGAACTGTTCATCCATGCAATGGCCATCAAGTTGCTATGCAGTGGGTGCGTACCAACAGCAATCATTCCAAGTATCGCATGCTGCCACCAGAAGTAACTGTCTATCCAATAGAAGGCAGACATCACTACAACCATACCATATATCGTGATAGCACGGGACGAAGTATAGTAGAGGAATATATGGTTGAAAACATGGGGCATGTATGGTCTGGTGGAAATAAAATGGAGTCTTTTACAGATGAACAAGGACCTGATGCTACACAAATAATTTGGGAGTTTTTTAAAAAAGCATTTTCGTAATATACAATTTGTTAATATAACTGATGTGGTGAAATGTATTAAGGTACGTTAAGCTGGTTTGTAGTTTAGAACAAATATAGTTGTTTTTTTAAAAACTATTGACATATAATAAAAGTCATGGTAGTTTTAGTACGATTAATATAAACGGAAAAATGGAAAGGTGATTATCATGACGCAGCAACTTAATGTATGCATGACAATTAAACATCATCATTTGTAAGCTCTGCGTCTCACTTTGTTGTGGGGAAGCAGGGCTATTCCTGTTTACCCACAATGCCAAGCCATGTGGGTATTTCTATACCTACATGGCTTTTTTGTGGTTCAGTTCCAGTGCTTCATCATCTAAATGCATAAAAACTGGAATACGCTGGAGTTGAATAGACCACTTGGTTTTTTCTTATTTCGTTTATTAAAAAGGAGGATTTACATTGAATGCAGTTTTAGTTGCAGTAATAGTTATGTTAATTTTGAGTTTACTACGAGTGCACATTGTATTGGCGCTTGTCATTGGTGCTTTTACCGGTGGTATCATTGGTGGGCTTGGTGTGCAGGATACGATTTCTGTATTTACCGAAGGGCTTGGCTCTAACGCGAGCATCGCGCTCAGTTACGCGTTACTTGGTGCATTTGCAGTCACACTCTCTAAAACAGGGTTACCAGATGCGCTCATTGATGTGGCCATTCGCTTAGTGGGCAAAGAGGGAGATTCAAAACGTAAAACATATTCAAAAGTATTAATTTTACTGATTATATTAATGATATCATGCTTCTCGCAAAATATTATCCCGGTGCACATTGCATTTATTCCAATTTTAATTCCGCCTTTGTTGAAAGTATTAAATGAATTAGAAGTGGACAGACGTCTGGTAGCTAGTGTTATTACTTTTGGACTTATTACACCTTATATGTGGATTCCTGCTGGATTCGGTACAATCTTTCACCAAATCATGCAAACTAATATGAAAGAAAGCGGTATGAATATCGATATAGATATGATTCCAAAAGCAATGACAATTCCATCGCTTGGTATGATTGTTGGATTGCTCATTGCAGTATTTATTACGTATCGTAAGCCAAGACAATATGAAACTATTAACGTTGCAACTGAGCAAGAACGAGTGTTATATACAAACAAAAGTATTCTCATTGCAATGATCTCTGTTGTAGTAACATTAGTTGTACAACTGCAGACCGATTCTATGATTTTTGGGGCATTGGCCGGTACTACTATTTTAGTTGCTGCAGGCGTACTGAAAGTAAAAGAGTCTGAGCAAGTGTTAACAGATGGTATGCGCATGATGTCGTTTATAGGATTTGTTATGATATCGGCTGCTGGATTTAGCGCAGTTCTGCGTAAAACAGGAGATGTAGAATCTCTTGTGAAAACGAGTGTAGAGCTGATTGGAGATAATAAATTGTTAGCTGCATTTCTTATGCTTGCAATTGGTTTACTGATTACAATGGGTATTGGTTCTTCGTTCTCAACTATCCCAATTTTAACAACAATCTTTGTGCCGTTGTGTATGCAACTGGGCTTTAGTGAAATGGCTACCATCGCAATCATTGGTGCTGCAGGTGCACTAGGTGACGCTGGTTCACCAGCTTCAGATAGTACGCTTGGTCCAACAGCGGGATTAAATGCGGATGGGCAGCATAATCATATTTGGGATACCTGTGTACCAACTTTTGTACACTACAACATTCCTGTTTTAATTTTTGGTGTTATTGCTGCAATGGTGTTATAAGAATTAAGTCCGTCCGTATGGGCGGACTTTTTTATATGCGGAGCGATAATGGTATACATGATTTTTCCGAATTATGCAATTAACGAGAGTCTAAAAAAGTAAGTCATTCTTGTAGAGGCAACACCTATATGTTTTGTGGTAAAAGGTTGCTAGGTTTTCTCTTATGGAGATTGTTGAATGCCAAACCTGGCATTCAACTGTCCACGTATCATTTCATCACGTATCTTGCGTTCATCACGTTTTTTCTCTTTTTTTAGCATTTCCTGGCGTATTTCAAATGTTTGTACACCGTCTTCCATCTTCTCAACAATCTCCATTAGTTGCTCAATATCGTGAAAGGAATATTTACGTGTTCCTCGTTGCGAGCGTTCAGGAAAAATCAGCCTTCTTTCTTCGTAATATCGAATTTGTCGTTCTGTCAAACCTGTAATTTCACTAACTGTGCCGATAGTAATGACCTTCTTGTGTTTATAGGATTCAGACATGACGTCACCCTCCTTGTGGATGCATTATTTTTTACTATACGCTAATTGTTGTAATATTGCGATTGTTTTGTAAGGTTTTCTCACATCAATTAAAAAGTGTGTAAGATAATCTAACGCAAATGAAGAGAATATAGCGACTGTCACATACAATAAAAGCATCATATCAAAATGAAAGAAGGGTACAACATGAGTAGGGAATCCATTGTGTTGGCAGAAAAAATTGTGGAGTTAGATTTATTGCGCGACCAGTTATTAGAACAGCTTATGGACATGGCGGGAAATGAAGCGTTTGAACTACTTAGAAGTATTCAAAATCGCTAGGGGGATAGAAAATGAACATACTGCGTAAGCTTATTGAAAATCAGAAGCGTTTTTACATTGAGAAACTGTTAGAGGCGGGTGTTTATAAAACTTCAGACGATCACTTGTACGAAAAGACACTAAGTGAACTGGCACAAGTATATGAGTCGTATCAAAGTATACAAAGAAAGTGGAAATGAATTTGCCTCAAAAAGTCACTTTATATATAAACTTTTTAAGTAGGAAGCAGATTGCATAATCAGTTCTTATTGATAGTAAAGAAGGTGACTCAAAAGTCACCTTCTGCATTTTTGACAAAATAATTTATTCGTACGTATCATATTGTCGCTCATTCAGCATCTGATCATATGCTTGCTGCGCGGCTTGCTCTGATGTAAACAAAGCATCGTCGTCTTCAATTACATGAAAGGTATCATATAAGAATAACGCGACATCATTGGGGTCTTTTGGGTGCTGTACAATCTCCGCT belongs to Ectobacillus sp. JY-23 and includes:
- a CDS encoding glutamine--tRNA ligase/YqeY domain fusion protein; the protein is MEHNASNFIRNIVKEDLETGKHDHIITRFPPEPNGYLHIGHAKSIVLNFELADEFGGKTNLRFDDTNPLKEDIEFVNSIKEDVKWLGFEWDGLFFASNYFDEMYNRAVLLIKKGLAYVDDLTAEEIREYRGTLTAPGKESPYRNRSVTENLDLFKRMRDGEFGDGEKVLRAKIDMTSPNINLRDPVMYRIAHATHHNTGNKWCIYPMYAFAHPLEDALEDVTHSICTLEFEDQRPLYNWFIENCEMESKPQQIEFGRLNLTNTVMSKRKLKQLVEEGYVDGWDDPRMPTISGLRRRGYTPEAIRTFCREIGVAKTTGIVDTAMLEHFVREDLKLKAPRTMGVVRPLKVVITNYPEGQVEWLDAEINPENPEMGMRKIPFSREIYIEQDDFMENPPKKYFRLFPGNEVRLKHAYFIKCEEVIKDENGNVIELRCTYDPETKSGTGFTGRKVKGTLHWVEATQAVPAEFRLYEPLILDEEKEGTTFLENVNPNSLQILQGFIEPNMREVKAQDKFQFFRHGYFNVDPKHTTSKKPVFNLIVSLKSSFKL
- a CDS encoding M42 family metallopeptidase — its product is MQIDEQRIVQYIRDLVEIPSPSGYTEEAIAYVATFMNKHNVPFEITKKGALLATLSGKDKTRHRLLTAHVDTLGAMVKEIKSDGRLKLTMVGGFRWNSVEGEYCTIHTANGTTYTGTILVHQTSVHVYKNAGDVKRDEDHIEVRLDAAVKSKAETEQLGIHVGDFVSFDPRFQIAGDFIKSRHLDDKASVGILLHLIEVIQEGELDLPYTIHILISNNEEIGYGGNSNIPAETVEYIAVDMGAIGDGQATDEYTVSICAKDSSGPYHYKLRQHLTNLAITNDIGYKVDIYPFYGSDASAAIRAGYDIRHGLIGPGIDASHAFERTHVSALRHTTHLLWRYIYSPMF
- a CDS encoding PHB depolymerase family esterase; the encoded protein is MINEQERSSRLSRNFMERIYRERKYRLYVPDNCTYPSPLIVMLHGCTQDSIQFAAATNMNALAEKEKFFVMYPEQTTGANPNKCWNWFDAAHQTREKGEPALIAGMVEDVKRDYDIAHDKVFVAGLSAGGAMSVILGVAYADVFTAIAVCSGLEYKAAPSILHAYSAMRRGGPLPAQQGDLAYAAMGMKKVIPVIVFHGMADRTVHPCNGHQVAMQWVRTNSNHSKYRMLPPEVTVYPIEGRHHYNHTIYRDSTGRSIVEEYMVENMGHVWSGGNKMESFTDEQGPDATQIIWEFFKKAFS
- a CDS encoding Na+/H+ antiporter family protein, which gives rise to MNAVLVAVIVMLILSLLRVHIVLALVIGAFTGGIIGGLGVQDTISVFTEGLGSNASIALSYALLGAFAVTLSKTGLPDALIDVAIRLVGKEGDSKRKTYSKVLILLIILMISCFSQNIIPVHIAFIPILIPPLLKVLNELEVDRRLVASVITFGLITPYMWIPAGFGTIFHQIMQTNMKESGMNIDIDMIPKAMTIPSLGMIVGLLIAVFITYRKPRQYETINVATEQERVLYTNKSILIAMISVVVTLVVQLQTDSMIFGALAGTTILVAAGVLKVKESEQVLTDGMRMMSFIGFVMISAAGFSAVLRKTGDVESLVKTSVELIGDNKLLAAFLMLAIGLLITMGIGSSFSTIPILTTIFVPLCMQLGFSEMATIAIIGAAGALGDAGSPASDSTLGPTAGLNADGQHNHIWDTCVPTFVHYNIPVLIFGVIAAMVL
- a CDS encoding MerR family transcriptional regulator, which produces MSESYKHKKVITIGTVSEITGLTERQIRYYEERRLIFPERSQRGTRKYSFHDIEQLMEIVEKMEDGVQTFEIRQEMLKKEKKRDERKIRDEMIRGQLNARFGIQQSP
- a CDS encoding Fur-regulated basic protein FbpA, encoding MNILRKLIENQKRFYIEKLLEAGVYKTSDDHLYEKTLSELAQVYESYQSIQRKWK
- a CDS encoding transcriptional regulator SplA domain-containing protein — encoded protein: MDDLIGKKDMKPGDEVFVIYNNPHTPTVANIRAAEIVQHPKDPNDVALFLYDTFHVIEDDDALFTSEQAAQQAYDQMLNERQYDTYE